The genome window CGCCCGTTTCCTCGAAGGATGAGATGAAACTGTCGCTCAGGCCCTGACCGTAATCGTTGTTGGTATAGGTGACGGCGACCTCTTCGATGCCGCGATCCATGAGGATGTTGGCGAGCACCTCACCCTGACGCGCGTCGGAGGGGGCCGTACGGAAGAAGAAGTCGTTGTCTTCGGCTTCGGACAGGCCCGGGGAGGTCGCTGAGGGAGAGATCATGACCATGCCATTGGGAACCGCGACATTCGCGAGGATCGCAGCGGTGACGCCAGAGCAATCCGCACCCATGATGCCCGAGATGCCTTCCGAGGTAATGAGGCGTTCGGCCGCGGCGGTCGCGGCGGAGGCGTCGATGCAGGTGCTGTCGGCGGTCACCGCTTCGAGCATGCGGCCGTCGAGAATGCCGCCAGCCTCGTTGATCTCGGAGATGGCGAGCTGTGCCGAGGAAGACATGTTCGGCGTGATCGACTCGATCGGGCCGGTGAAGCCCAGGATGATCCCGATCCCGATCGGATCCTCTTGCGCGGTGGCTCCACCTGCCACGAGCGCGGTCGCGGCGGAGGCCATGAGAAGCTTCTTCATCTGCGGAACTCCCTGACGTTTACGTTTGTGAACCGCTCTCTGGCAGGACGCGTCCCGTTTTGCAATCTCGCCGTAGGGGCAGGTTAGAGAGCCAGCCAATCGTTTTCGCGGTTTGCAAGGGGCCTGTGATCGCTATAAACCGCCTGTCGATATGAATGGAGGACCGCATGGCCGACTGGCAGAAATCGTCCTGGCGCGCGCGCCCGCGCATCCAGATGCCGGATTATACCGACGCCGCCGCGCTCGGCGCAGTCGAGAGCCGTCTCTCGCGGTTTCCCCCGCTCGTCTTCGCGGGCGAGGCGCGGACGCTGAAATCGGAACTCGCCGCCGTGTCGCGCGGAGAGGCGTTCCTCTTGCAGGGTGGCGATTGCGCTGAGAGCTTCGCGGAATTCTCGGCCGATACGATCCGCGACACCTTCAAGGTGATGCTGCAAATGGCGATGGTCCTGACCTATGGGGCCAAAGTTCCGACCGTGAAGGTCGGGCGCATGGCCGGTCAATTCGCCAAGCCCCGAAGCAGCGCGACCGAGACAATCGGCGATCGCGAGCTTCCGTCCTATCGTGGCGACATCATCAACGGGTTCGAGTTCACGCCCGAAGCGCGGATCCCGGATCCGAACCGCATGCTCGAAGCCTACACCCAGGCGGCCGCGACCCTGAACCTTCTAAGGGCGTTTTCCAAGGGGGGCTTCGCCGACGTGCACCGGGTGCACGCATGGACGCTCGGCTTCACGGACGCGGATGAGGCCGGAAAGTATCGCGACATCGCCAACCGCATTCAGGATACGCTCGACTTTATCACGGCGGCCGGCATCACGGCCGATCGCAATGCCGAGCTTTCGACCGTCGACTTCTATACCTCGCACGAGGCTCTGCTGCTCGAATACGAAGAGGCTCTGTCGCGGGTCGACTCTCTCACCGGGCAGAACATCGCGGGGTCGGGCCACCTGATCTGGATCGGCGATCGCACGCGACAGCCCGATGGCGCGCATGTCGAATTCTGCCGTGGCGTGGCCAATCCGATCGGTGTCAAATGCGGTCCCTCGATGACCCCGTCGGAACTGAAGCAACTCATCGAGATCCTGAACCCCGGCAATGAGGCGGGGCGCCTCACGCTCATCGCGCGGTTCGGTGCAGGAACCGTGGGGGACCACCTTCCCGCACTTGTTCAGGCGGTGCGCGAGGAAGGCGCGAACGTCGTGTGGTCTTGTGATCCGATGCACGGCAACACGATCAAGTCCGCTTCCGGCTACAAGACGAGGCCGTTCGAGTCGGTTTTGCGTGAAGTCCAGGAGTTCTTTGCGGTCCACAATTCGGAAGGTACGATTCCGGGCGGCGTCCATTTCGAGATGACCGGCAAGGACGTGACCGAATGCACCGGCGGTGTCCGCGCGGTCAGCGACGAGGATCTCTCCGATCGGTATCACACCGCTTGCGATCCGCGGCTGAATGCCAGCCAGGCGCTGGAGTTGGCTTTCCTGGTGGCCGAGGAACTGAGAAATCGCG of Palleronia sp. LCG004 contains these proteins:
- a CDS encoding class II 3-deoxy-7-phosphoheptulonate synthase; this encodes MADWQKSSWRARPRIQMPDYTDAAALGAVESRLSRFPPLVFAGEARTLKSELAAVSRGEAFLLQGGDCAESFAEFSADTIRDTFKVMLQMAMVLTYGAKVPTVKVGRMAGQFAKPRSSATETIGDRELPSYRGDIINGFEFTPEARIPDPNRMLEAYTQAAATLNLLRAFSKGGFADVHRVHAWTLGFTDADEAGKYRDIANRIQDTLDFITAAGITADRNAELSTVDFYTSHEALLLEYEEALSRVDSLTGQNIAGSGHLIWIGDRTRQPDGAHVEFCRGVANPIGVKCGPSMTPSELKQLIEILNPGNEAGRLTLIARFGAGTVGDHLPALVQAVREEGANVVWSCDPMHGNTIKSASGYKTRPFESVLREVQEFFAVHNSEGTIPGGVHFEMTGKDVTECTGGVRAVSDEDLSDRYHTACDPRLNASQALELAFLVAEELRNRGMASTRAAVV